TTCTGACAACTCGTAATAATGTTCGGTATCAAGGGTCGACGTTGATGAAACAAATGTGAAGTATTTCGCCTTATTCAGAGCGGCCAAGTTCATCACATTTATAGTGCTTAGAACATTAGAGTCTCTTAATTTAGAATATGGATATACCCAATGAACTAATGCAGCGTTATGGATTATCACATCGATTTTATTAGCTAACTCTTCCCAAGCATGTTCTTCAAGTCCAAAGTTCTTCTTCGACAAATCTCCAAGAACTATCTCAATGCGGCTCTCGAACTCTTCACACCAAGTCCCATACGCCTTACACGATCCCTTCAATCTTTTTAATCCTTCAGTCGCGTTACTGGCCCTAACATGAGCATAGACCTTAGTAATATATTGATTTTTTGGTCTGTTTAAGATGTCAGCCAAGATGTATGATCCCAAAAATCCAGTAGCACCAGTTAAGAAAACATTGACTTTCGCAGGACCTTCTTTATTCTGAATAATAGAACTACGGGAAGGGTAAGAAGGTGCAACCATTGTATCCATTAATTTAGCAGCATCGTTGGCGTACTCGGAGATTTCATTGAGTACTGGAACGTCCGCCTTAGTGAGATTCTTGATCCTGCTAATCTCTTCCGTGAACAATTTGATAGTTGGGTATTTAAATATGGTACCTAGAGGAATTTCAAGGTTCAATTTGTTCCTTAATGTGAAAATCATCTTCGTTGCCAATATAGAATGACCACCCAAATCAAAAAATGTGTCATCACGAGATATCTTTGTTGTCTTAGTAGGTAACACTTCTTGCCAAATATCGCAGATTGCCTTTTCTTCTGCAGTCAACGAGACAGTTGTGCTGTGCTTCGCCAACAAATCAAATTGCTTTTGACATGGATACTTGAGCTTTGGTTTGTCCACTTTACCGTTAGGATTCAATGGTAACTTATTCATGATAATTATAACAGGTGGGATCGCATATAATGCTAGTCGTTTCTTTAAGTAGGCTTTAACATCAGCTATCAATGCCTCATAACGCAGCCATCCTAGAACTGTATCATCATCTATAGGTTCGTTTACGTCCGTGGTGAATTGCTTTATTTCAGGTTTTTCGAACCTTGGAATTAAAAATGTTATCAGCGTCGGCTCATCGGCGGCATTTTCACGGACTAAGGTGATATTCTCACGAATCAAAGGATGACGAGATACTGCAGTATCAATTTCTCCCAGCTCAATTCTAAACCCACGAATTTTCACCTGGTCATCTGCTCTTCCGCAACATTCACAGTTTCCATCCGGCAAATAACGGCCCAGATCACCTGTACGATACAATCTGTCTCTTGGGCCAAACCAAAATTGGCCCCATGTATTATCCTTGGGAGCGCATATTGAACTCCAATGGTTCTTGTTGACAAACCAATTTTCGAGGAACTTTTCTTTGTTCAATTCTGGTAACCCACGGTAACCTTCCGCTAAACCGCCTGCACGTACATATAACTCACCAACTTCCCCAACACCACAGAGTTTGTTTCTATCTTTTCTGTTAACAACTAACAGCTGGACATCAACCATACCTCTCCCTGCAGGTATAACATCTTTAACCTTTTCAAGGAAATCTGGTTCTATTGCTTTGGGTTTGACTTCAAAATAAGAAACTGCGCGCTGAGTTTCAGTGGTCCCATACATATTCACAATGTTAGCATTTTTAGCTAGTTTTTGCAACGTAGTACAATCCCTTTTAGTTAGAATATCTCCAACAAAGAAGGCATGATGTAGTTTAGGAAATGGTACTGTTGCATGAGCTGTCAACAATTGCCCCATCGCTGGCGTCAGGTGGGTGACAGTTGCTCCGTAATCGGCCATCCATTGCGCTAATTTGCCAGGTGTTCCAATGTCGTCAGCAGATGGGATTAATATCTGTGCTCCAAAGAATAGGGGAGTAAAAATGTCTCTCTGGATGGGATCATGAGCTATACCGCTCAACATCGTGAACTTGTCGTTAGGTGACAAAGAAAATCTCTCCGCCATCCAGTCAAAGTAGTAAGCAAGAGAAAAGGCTCTTCCTAAAACACCCTTTGGAATACCTTCAGATCCAGATGTAAATGATAAAGTCGGATTGCTGTCGGGGCCTACTGTCACACCTGTTCTTGTAGCTTTCAAATGGTTAACTTTTGAAAAGCAATCATCGCTGTCGCCAGAGATGACACCGCCTAATATTGTGCCGTCATTTTGCATTTTGACAGCAGGAATAATAGATAAAACGTTTAACTCCTTTGCTATAAAGTCATTCACCACATCACTTAAAGTGCCTGCTGACGCTATTACAATAACTACCTTTGGAATCGCAACTTTGAGATAAATATTTTGTCTTTCCGGAGGGTACGCTGGGTCAATTACTGAAAACGTCCCACCAGCTTTTAAAACACCCATAATAGAGCAGATTAATTCAACACTTCGAGATGAATATATTGTAACAACATCTTGAGGTTTGATACCAGCATCAATCAAATAGTGCGCCACAATATTAGACGCTTGGTCGATATCACGGTACGTGAAATACCGGCTTGTTTCGAGTCCATTACCAGGGGTTTCAATCACACACGTTTTTTCAGCGCATTTCACAGCATTATCTTGGAATATATCTTGAATAGAACCACGATATTTGTCCCAATGTAAGTTGGCAGTTGGGTCTGGAAGAATACCAGAAACTGACGGAGTAACCAACGATATAGATGTAATTGGGTCGCTATTCTTGTTTAGCACTGCCGATATTAAGCTTCTCAACTGCTCTCCCATTATCTCGATACGGGTACTTGAATATAACAGCGAATTGTATATTATGCTCAACGTATCTCCTCCCTCTAAGCTTAACAAGCAATCAATAACGTTGTGATGGAAACGCCCAAGATTTATCGCCAGCGCCCCAGAAACAATACCAACTGTAAATATATTGGGAGTCTTCTCTAATCCACTCTTTGCTTTCATGAATTCAGAGACCGCATCAAAGTCTCCTTTACCCATGTCTGCTACCGATTGCAACTCGGTGCTAACTGCTGTTAGTAGCGCTTGGAAGGACATTTCAGATGACACATTGATTCTTAAAACCTTATCATTATTAGCATACAGCAcaatttcttcattatcagTAAACCTGTATAACAGGGCTACCCATGCTGTAAGCGTAACGGTATAAGCTGTATCTGCAGTAAGACGGCCCAACTCCGGAATAGCATGCGAATATGTCTGTTCCTCTAATTGAGGTCCTTCAAGTGGCCTAGAAAAGTCATATGGAAGTCTAGTAATAGTAGCGTTCTCTAGTCTCTCGGACCAGGAACTGACAACATCAGCTGTGTCATCGTTCGTAGCAACCATGTTGTTAATCGCTGAGTCTAATAAACAATAAAAGCTCCAAATCCCAACTACACAATAATGATTCTATATATCATACGTATTTATAGAATTCTCTTATGGGTCTATGAGTAACTAATTTCACTTGCCTCCGTGTCTGATCTTTCCTGCTCTCTGTCCGTATTATGCAAATTACGTGagaataataataatacGCTAAATGAGTCAGGCTTCAAAATCTGCGTCCCATGAGCAACTTCCTACTACAGCTTTACCAGTAAGAAAGACAACGGCTAACCTGCCCGTAATACAATCTATTATACCTAGTACTGGTGCTCTAGAGCCTTTCTCTTGATATATGCACTACTAAAACTACTTTTCTTTACTAGTCTTAACGTGCGTGCGCTGTAGAAGATAGACCTTTGAAACGGACAGGCAAAACAAAAATGAAAACACTGTAAATAGAGCGCATATATCCAGTCAAGCAAGTATTTGTATACAGGCAGCTCCAAGGCGCAGCTTTAGTTCTTTGAACCTTTTATAAtttatcacgtgatttaTGAAACATTCAAAGTTGTTACCCGGTTTTGTTGATCCTTTTTATCAGAAAACTGAGAATCGTTGTAACCAAGTTCAAAGACCTAAAGTGAGCAATCCAGTGCGGTTAATAAGGCAATAAGGAGTCTctttgattttttttttgatatATAGTATTCGCGGTACTAAACTGAGCTTTATAGCAGCTGTCACTCGACGATATGTCCCAAAGGAAGTTGTTGCAAGAGGTGGACAAAGTACTAAAAAAGGTCAAGGAAGGTTTGGCAGAGTTTGATATTATTTATGATAAGTTTCAAGTCACGGAAAGTGACAATCAATCTTATAGAGAGAAACTTGAGTCAGATTTGAAAAGAGAAATTAAAAAGTTACAGAAGCACAGAGAACAGATAAAATCGTGGTTAAGTAAAGATGATGTTAAAGAAAGGAATTCATTACTCATGGAGAATCGACGTTTAATTGAGAACGGAATGGAGAGGTTTAAGTCTGTGGAAAAGATAATGAAGACGAAAAAGTTTTCTACAGAGGCTCTAAGTAATCCTGATCTTATTAAAGATCCGCGTGAACTTAAAAAACGGGACCAGTTTGTGTTTGTTGAAGATTGTTTGGAAGAGTTGCAGAAACAGTTAGAGTCCTATGAGGCGCAAGAACTTGCTGATAAGGTTGAGAGGCACCAGTTCCACATTACAAATCTGGAgaatattttgaagatgcTTCAAAACGATGAATTGGAGCCAGATGTTGTTGAAGAGTACCAGGAAGATATCAGATATTATGTTGATAATAATGATGATCCAGATTTTATTGAATACGAGACAATTTATGAGGACATGGGATGCGAAACTCAACTGGAAGATACCAAGGAACAACCAACCCCTGTAAAGCAGAAGGTAAAGTTAGAGCGATCACcaaaaaagaaaaatttGTCTCCAGCTCCTCCAAATATAGTTAACAAGGCGAGATCTTCTGTTTCCACCGCAGGTAGCGTCACTATATCGAGTGCTCCAGCATCGCAACCTTCTTCTGGAAGTCCGGTGTCTGCAGGAACTAAACAAGTAAAAAAAGACACCGTTCCTCAGATACCAGATTATTTACCGCCACCAAAAGATTTGAGTAAGGAAATTGAGGAAAACATAGAGCATGATCTAAATGTTAAAGCAGCATTCGCAAATCCGCTATTCAAAGAAGAATTGGGATACTGGTTGCAAGCCAAACGTCCACTGATTCAACCTTATGAGAACATGCCTGAAAAAATGATGAAGCAGCTCGAATCCTCGTTACTGAATTGTCCGGATTCTTTAGACGCAGATACCCCCTACCTTTATCAGCATCCTCTCTCCTTACCACACCCCACTTCAATATTTTTCCCAAATGAGCCAATCAGATTTGTTGCTAGTGGGTTGAATAGTAATGGCAGAGTTACAAAAGGCATATACGGTAAAACATCTATGGCACAAATaatgaccaagtttgaTCTTGATACCttattttttatattttatcaTTATCAGGGAACTTATGATCAATATTTAGCTTCTAGAGAGTTGACCATTCGAGGATGGATATATAATAGGGTCAACCGCTGTTGGTTCTATAAAGAAGTTGAAAAATTACCACCTGGAATGGAACAAACTGAGGAAGTATCATGGCGGTATTTCGATTTTCAAAAAAGTTGGTTAGCGAGACGTTGTGGTCCAGATTTCGTTTTTCGCCAAGAGGAGTTTGAACAACTATAGACTAGTTTATTATCTTATAGATAGATTCAAAGCCCTCTAATATATCATAGTACATATATCTGTAATATATAAAACAAATATTTAGCAATGCCAATATCTGGATGCTTTAAATTACTCAACTTGATTACAATTCCTTTTTAAGAAACTCCTCAGAGAAGTACGCAATTTGGTTAAAGTTGTATTCGAAACCGTCATCGCCTCCATAATATGGGTCATCAACAATTTTCTTGAAAACGCCATTAGTATTCCATTCACCAAATAAGTGTATCGTAGCTTTACTACCTTCTGGTTTCATCCGTTCCAAATTCCTCTTATTGGAATCATCCATGCAGATTATGTAGTCAAACATGTCAAAGTGGTGAGCTTTGATTTGTTGCCCACGATGAGAAACTGGAACTCCATTGTTCCTACAGGTGGAGGAACTTCTTGGATCAGGTTCCTCGCCTACATGGAACCCTGCGGTTCCAAATGAGTCAATTTCACTAAATCTATCTTCCAAATTAAAATCCTTAACCTTCTGTTTAAAGACGGCTTCTGCCATTGGTGAACGACATATGTTGCCTAAACAAACAAATGCCACTGCCAATTGCTTCGTCATTATTTATCTAGCAATATAGGATTTGTAATGATTGACTATATAGCTCTGCTTAAGCATGTTATTATAACCGTAGCGTTAAATAGTTTCGTACAATTTCGTGCTCCTGCAAGGACGAAAGTCAGTAAGGGAAGGAAATCAAAGAAGTGTTATTAGCGTCATCAGCGATCAGCGACCGTATGACCTCAGAAAATATTCACGCTTCTTAACAATGTGAGAGAAAGCTGTAAAGAGAATTTAAGAGTTCTATTAAATTTTGGTATGTATAAGTCAAGCTATTAAGAAAACCCTTAACCTAATTAATCAAGCATGAGGAACGTAAAAAGATTAAAGAAAAACCAATTCGATAAACTAGCATATTCTATATCGTAACCTCCTTAAAAGGCTTTCTTCAATGGGGATTCAACAGTCTTGCCCTTGTAGAAGGTGATAGTCTTTTCGGCCTTCTCCGCAATACCTTCTGGTGTAAAGTTGAAGAACTTGTAAACTTCAGGGCCCTTGCCAGAAACACCGAACCTATCAATACCAAATGATTGATGTGCGTACTTAGACCATCCAAGAGTGGACAAAACTTCCACAGATAAGATTGGAATACCGTCTGGGAACACAGAAGCACGGTACTCTTCTGATTGTCTGTCGAAGGTGTGGAAATCTGGTAGAGAAACGATTCTTGACTTAATGTTCTTGTTAGCCAAAACCTTGGCAGCGTCTACGCAAATACCGACCTCAGAACCAGTGGCAACAATTGTGATGTCGGCGTTCTCGACTTCTTGCAAAACATAACCACCCTTTGATGCCTTTTCAATGGAAGAACCTTCCAATTGTGGTAGGTTTTGTCTAGATAGAGAGATAACAGATGGTGTGTGTTTAGAGTTCAAAGCAACCCTGTATGCGGCAGACACTTCGTTACCATCAGCTGGTCTCCAAACATGCATGTTTGGCAGTGCTCTCAAGTGCGCTAGAGTCTCAATAGGTTGATGGGTAGGACCATCTTCACCTAAACCAATGGAGTCATGTGTTGCAACCCAGATAACAGGATGTCCGGACAATGCGGCTAATCTTACCGCACCGGCAGCATAGGAAACAAAGTTTAAGAAGGTAGCACCGAAAGCCTTGAAATTAGCACCGTAAGCAGAAATACCATTGATAATTGCACCCATACCGTGTTCACGGACACCAAATCTGAtatatctaccagaaaATTCACCTAGGCCAGATGCTGGGGGTTGGAAGTCAACAGCTTTACTCCATCTTGTCAAATTAGATGGTGTCAAATCAGCAGACCCACCAATCAATTCAGGAAGCTCATTGTAGATCGATTCAATGACAATTTCAGATAGTTTTCTAGAAGCAACAGCGGAGTCAGTTGGCTTATAGACAGGTAACTTGGACTCCCAGTTCTCTGGGAGCTTGCCTTCAAGTCTTCTCTTGAACTCAGCAGCTTCGTTAGGATAAGCCTCGGCATACTTGGCAAATAATTCCTCCCATTCACGCTCGTATTGTTGTCCTGGTTGGATAGTGTTCTTGTTATAGTAGTCGTAAACTTCTTGTGGGACGACGAAGGACTCGTCTGGGTTGAATCCAAGTTTAGTTTTGAGTTGCTTAACATCGTCAGCCTTCAATGGAGCTCCGTGAACTGAGTGAGAACCAGCAGCTAAGGAACCAAAACCAATAGTAGTGGTCATCTTTATCAAAGTTGGTTTGTCCTTAGACTTCTTGGCTTGTTCTAACGCATCAGCAATACCTTGTAGGTCTTCATCACCGTTGTtaacaaacaaaacttcCCATCCGTATGCCTCAAATCTCTTTACAACATCCTCATCAAAGGAAACATTAGTGTTACCGTCAATAGTAATCCTGTTGTCATCGTAAATGGCAACCAAGTTACCCAACTGTAAGTGGCCTGCCAATGAACAGGCTTCAGAGGCAACACCTTCTTGCAAACAACCATCACCCAAGAAAACATATGTAAAGTTGTTCGACAACTCAAATCCTGGTTTATTGTAAGTAGCAGCAATGTTAGCTTGAGCAATTGCTAAACCAACGGCATTAGACACCCCCTGGCCTAATGGTCCCGTAGTAACCTCAACACCAGGAAGCTCGTACTCTGGGTGACCTGGAGTTTTAGATCCAACCTGTCTAAACTGCTTCAAGTCCTCAATTGTTAAGTCAAATCCAAACAAATGCAACAATGAATACAACAATGCAACAGAATGACCATTAGAAAGCACAAACCTATCACGGTTAATCCACGTTGGGTTTTTTGGGTTAAACCTCATTTGTCTCCAGACAACATGAGCAGCTGGAGCCATACCAAGGGGGGCACCTGGATGGCCAGAATTAGCTTTTGAAACTTGATCAACAGATAATAATCTGATGGTAGAAACTGCTAAGTTATCAATGTCTGTTAACTGCTTCATATTCTTGTATAGTTTAAAATACCAAAAAATTGACTTTTGCGTTGGAGTTGGGAGGTGTTAGTTTTGGATAACAATTTTCTTATAAAGGGTTATTTAACGTTTACAGTTCCGTGTTTTACTAAAAAATCTTTGAAGTCCCAACCATTTTGCTTAGGGGTTATTTCTAAGCAAGCACATTTGTTTCGCCAGCAAAGCTTATACGAAATTTCACCAAGGCCGGGTAACTCTAATCCGTCGGTGAAAACCGGCTGCTTAAAGCGTAGTTCGAATCCCGAAACGGGCATTACTATATTAAATGTAACTAATTGAGATGTAGGCTTATGACTGTGAGATGTGATTCTATACCTTAGGATGGTTGGACTAGTATGGAGTTTGTAATTATTTGGAATCAGTACACTAACGTTTAATTGGTTCTGCAACTTCAACGTCTAGTATGAAAGAACCTTCATCATCTGTGTTACTGCTAGCAGCATCTGAAGAACCTTTAGTATCTGTCTTTTGGTTTTCTTCGGAATCAATTTCAATGTGATCTGAGATAATGTCAAGTTCTATAGGGTTCGATATCGATGGAGAATATATCGTACGTATTAGTGAATCGTCGCCTGGCAGGCTGCGGCCAGCTCCAGTTTTGCCTGCGCCAGCATTTCGGTTATCTTCGTCCTCTTCTGTAATTTGAACGAGCTTTGCTTTTCCTCTGATAGCTGTTGTAAGAGCGGGAGGTTTATCGGCGGTGCTATTCCGATCAGCTATGTAGCTGGCGATTTCAGAGCCCTCGTCGATATCATCGTCATCTCCTCCCAATATTGAGGAGCCTAGTGTTATATGAGAACGTATATCACCATTATTGAACAGTCGCCTGCGCGATGTCTTTTTGCCCACCGCTGTTACACCAGGTATATAAGCGACCGGCAACACATTCGATGCCCTTGTCATCACCGTGGCAGCGCTGCTTCTGTTTCTTGCCTGGTATATATCATTATTGTTTTCAATATATGTCCCGTCATGGGAACCGTTTGCTATTACCTGCTTTAAAATcttttcatcatcaatatctATGCTAATGTTACTTGAACTCCTTCCTCGCTTTCTATGTCTCCAGAACTTGAAATAGTACAAAACTAGTAGCAGCAGTACTCCTACCACCACTGCAGCCACCACTCCACCAACGATCCCTCCTAAATTTGCACCCTTGTCTTTATTTGAATCTTTGTCCGTCCGATTTTTCTTAACACATAATCTAGATGGACAGCTATGACAGTCCAACGGGGTCTGGATACAGTACTCATCCTCGGCACACGTTGGACACGGAGGAGGTGTCTTGGGGCACTGTACACAATCTGTCTCGCGGAACGACATTGCTCACAGCTACTTCAAAACGATGCTAGTGTTAAAATGTAAATTTATTCGCAACCGGGTATTTTATTTTTACTCTCAGCCTCGATTTTCTATACTAAAGCACGTCAAAAAATCTACTATATAGTAGTAGAATTCACCATTGACAATACTAAAATTGTGATGATAACACGACTTATATGAGTTCGTAAAATTTCAACCACAGTGAGAAGCGCTATGCAACTTCAGAAGTTCTTCAAACATACTCTAACCCACGATAATGGTAATTATTTTACAATTTTAAATATAGAAAGAGATATTATGCTTAGATAATGACAGAATAGATTGTAGAAATAGAATTCCTTCGCTTGCTTAAGctttaaaacaaaaaacTTGAATGGACTTATCTACAATTAACCTACGAAAGGAAATGAATGCTATTGTTAAAATGCAGATTTCTTTTAAGCTATTATTAGTTTTGGGTTTAGTAATGTAAAACCTGTTGAACCTTAGTGATAATATGGCGTGATTAAAGCACTCTATATACCAAGGTTAGTATCGGTATTCCGGGACGGTAATATAACCTCTTTCAGAGGCTATGTAGGACTACTTGGCTTAGCTTGTGCGTGACATGACTATTTGGGCCATATCTTGCTATAATCGTTATGCCTCGACTGTCACTTAATATCTACCTGTTACGGTTATGTAATAGAACTACGGGTTGCCACGGGTTGCAACAAGCTGCCACGGGAAATTTGAATAGCCGTTTAAATGATGAATGCGTACTTTCAAATCAGAAATACGATTATTttactatatatataaaattACACTACTCAAATTTTTAGTCATGTGATCCCAAGTTTTTCAAGGCTGTCCAAACTTACTTCTTTCTTGTCGTACTCGTCATCAAACCCTACTGCTAAATCATCGAGGGCACATCTATAATTGGAAGGCGAGACGCTCTTCTCTTTTGCCTGATGCAGGCTATGATACCTCATAACCCCTTCTTTTAGTTTCTCATATACATGTCTTGATGGGGTAGGGACAGCGTACGACATATGGTAGTTGGAACAACCTACGTAAGGCTTAAGAAGGTTCAATTGTACATTATACCTTGGGGACATGTTACTTAGATCATAATACCTGCTTTCTTGCGTATGTGATACCTTATTGAGATCTTCCGGTTGAGAATACCTCCATTGGCGCTTGTCTGGGGGATTATATGTTTTAATGTAGCTGTAGACCCCTAGGTCACTTATGAAGTTTGAACTCTTGAGCCATGACGTCATTCTTTTAAGCAGCCTCTTGGGGCGACCCGAGGGTCTCATCTGACCTGCAACGAATGAAGAGCTGACTTCCGCTGTACATCCCACAGATAGGGGACGGCTGATATTTGCGGCTTCATGAAAGCACTTACTCACAGAGGTAGTAATTTTTGGAAATAGACGTGAGAAAAAGCGTGGTTCATTGGTCCTGAGTACATTATCTACTCGGTTGATTTGTTTCTGCGTCGATTTATCCAGCAAATCAATGCGGATCATCATTTCATCATTTGTTTTCATCAATTCAGAAAACTCAGCATCATCTGGGCCCTCTAGGTTATCGTAGTTTATTTCCATAGCATCTATTGCTTCTTTAACATTTCGAAGTGCAAATGGGTAGCTGGGATCCACTGCAAACGAAGTTGATTCAGGTGTATTTATCACGCCATCGCTATTCAGTCTATAATCACCAAACAGGTCGCTAGTATTTCCGCTATTTTCCATTATCGGACTCCAGCTTTTAAAGGCCAGGTTTAGGTCAATAGACCCATCAAGAATGCTTGACTTACTCATGTCTAAAGGTTCCCTATCCGAGTCAGATATTTCCTGGCAAACTTAACGTTACTATAAATCGTCAAACGCCTTGTATGTTACAGTACTTACTATCGACCTTTGTAGTAACTAGTATGAATATATGCTAGATAGAGGGCCA
The Eremothecium sinecaudum strain ATCC 58844 chromosome II, complete sequence DNA segment above includes these coding regions:
- a CDS encoding HBL123Cp (Syntenic homolog of Ashbya gossypii ADL368W; Syntenic homolog of Ashbya gossypii NOHBY420 and Eremothecium cymbalariae Ecym_3452; No homolog in Saccharomyces cerevisiae); the protein is MSKSSILDGSIDLNLAFKSWSPIMENSGNTSDLFGDYRLNSDGVINTPESTSFAVDPSYPFALRNVKEAIDAMEINYDNLEGPDDAEFSELMKTNDEMMIRIDLLDKSTQKQINRVDNVLRTNEPRFFSRLFPKITTSVSKCFHEAANISRPLSVGCTAEVSSSFVAGQMRPSGRPKRLLKRMTSWLKSSNFISDLGVYSYIKTYNPPDKRQWRYSQPEDLNKVSHTQESRYYDLSNMSPRYNVQLNLLKPYVGCSNYHMSYAVPTPSRHVYEKLKEGVMRYHSLHQAKEKSVSPSNYRCALDDLAVGFDDEYDKKEVSLDSLEKLGIT